One Culicoides brevitarsis isolate CSIRO-B50_1 unplaced genomic scaffold, AGI_CSIRO_Cbre_v1 contig_13, whole genome shotgun sequence DNA window includes the following coding sequences:
- the LOC134836306 gene encoding anaphase-promoting complex subunit 13-like: MDSQPPFDGYLIDIVDNDWRLDELPNDQIQVPSEKLPDPEADSADAHLTLTEQEQKWNDLALSSVIPDLAVNDQTVNS; encoded by the exons ATGGACAGTCAA cccCCTTTCGATGGATATTTGATCGATATTGTCGACAACGATTGGCGCCTCGACGAGTTGCCAAACGACCAAATTCAGGTCCCATCGGAGAAATTGCCCGATCCTGAAGCTGATTCCGCTGATGCGCATCTCACCTTAACGGAGCAGGAGCAAAAATGGAATGATCTTGCCTTGTCTTCGGTTATTCCGGACTTGGCGGTGAACGATCAAActgtaaattcataa
- the LOC134836307 gene encoding uncharacterized protein LOC134836307, translating to MDTKEINLDYFKHQSIHLLAIIKQLSSIEDQYEAIIYILSAINAYLKNIFTYNDREILKTKIYSNPELVKGHVNDVLKAIKGDDEKVEQAKLDSIVPKVKNLKSLLHFPYYIRSTSSQISRPKATTTTCKVLYKITNRFLATKNLEDYSYKEIIRWTAGINRVNKLKSNLKVRVLVRKTVIPRGIKRSVSLSAADDSVKLRKITASKVTARSQSTNVRHESPPNPEFVDSIDYDELILNPELEKKLVRQPIAVNHKEASKSPKARRLSKDSNTGKVNNSVNSVVMGDLDDEKLEEMESEEDDEEPKASVSDPNAKKPAKKRKTYPCIFCKKSYRSRKSLMLHFQHHPGLCPDCGVQIGFSPAEIVEHNRQFHIKERPIICEECGESFTRNQQYQVHLQCHQKAKDKEDVAVPKHVCSECGAIFVNQKGLEKHIMETEHKQDKRLCEICGVDFDTNTRLLQHVRRVHRPKSFSCTHCSKQFTLKCNLDRHIKSLHSNNPSKLVCEHCGNEYTNQNTLNEHMEMAHKKSKIWKCNVCDKTFFIKRLLKVHEIVHSEYRPFQCTQCDQCYKRRSHLDRHIHFSHNKNGKVTRDSTQTLQNGEKVPKKKKTPEEIALKKALKAEAASHAAAGVPAPIPNSNPQATYHNATNAMHPTFDYNMQPYGNAQTAAGASPMDYNAMPQHHVQQTPVPPPQQQQQDPNAMYYNDQMIKYENTQPYPSQQQQQPGTNYHHQQQTDFTNQYYMQQPQAPQQPDMTGSWNNMQMYNNGSAPSADAMNYYGHNAAEHHPQQQQPQSHHHPEQKHQQPNHLMNIPNTDLFYGQENMWNHQPDPSQNQNHPHHHPHPQVGNTYNNIGNILTNLELIGNNSNFENNFDIVTSQGMGHPPGVPTDDPTQQTQQQQQMQQSGMTDYQMFDYAPGFMKAPFE from the exons ATGGacacaaaagaaataaatttagattattTCAAGCATCAG TCTATACATTTGTTGGCCATCATAAAGCAACTTTCATCAATTGAGGATCAATACGAAGCGATAATCTACATTTTGTCGGCAATTAATGCCTATTTGAAGAACATTTTCACATATAATGACCGCGAAATActgaagacaaaaatttacagcAACCCAGAACTCGTGAAAGGTCACGTAAATGATGTACTGAAAGCAATTAAAGGTGACGACGAAAAAGTAGAGCAAGCGAAGCTCGACTCAATTGTACCAAAAGTCAAGAATTTGAAGAGTTTACTGCACTTTCCCTACTACATCCGGAGCACTTCGTCCCAAATTAGTCGTCCGAAGGCGACAACAACGACGTGCAAAGTATTATATAAAATCACCAATCGATTTCTCGCGACAAAAAATCTCGAAGACTACTCGTACAAGGAGATAATTCGTTGGACCGCGGGCATAAATCGCGTCAACAAGCTAAAATCCAACCTCAAAGTACGGGTTTTGGTGCGAAAAACGGTCATCCCGCGCGGAATTAAACGTTCAGTGAGCCTTTCGGCAGCCGACGACAGTGTTAAACTTCGTAAAATTACCGCAAGCAAAGTTACTGCGCGTTCCCAATCGACTAACGTGCGGCACGAAAGTCCGCCAAATCCCGAATTTGTCGATAGCATCGACTACGACGAACTGATTCTCAATCCGGAGCTCGAAAAGAAGCTCGTACGGCAACCGATAGCGGTGAATCACAAAGAAGCGAGCAAATCTCCCAAAGCAAGGCGTTTGTCGAAGGACTCAAATACAGGAAAAGTGAATAATAGCGTGAATAGTGTCGTGATGGGCGATTTAGACGATGAAAAGTTGGAAGAGATGGAAAGTGAAGAGGATGACGAGGAACCAAAGGCTTCCGTGAGTGACCCAAATGCGAAAAAACCCgcgaaaaagaggaaaacttATCCGTGTATCTTCTGTAAAAAGag CTACCGTTCACGCAAATCCCTGATGCTCCATTTTCAACATCATCCTGGCTTATGTCCGGATTGCGGAGTGCAAATTGGATTTTCGCCAGCT gAAATTGTGGAACACAATCGTCAATTTCACATCAAAGAACGTCCAATTATTTGCGAGGAGTGCGGCGAGTCATTTACGCGCAATCAACAATACCAAGTTCATCTACAGTGCCATCAAAAAGCGAAGGATAAGGAAGATGTGGCAg tgccGAAACACGTCTGTTCCGAATGCGGGGCGATCTTTGTGAATCAAAAAGGACTCGAAAAGCATATTATGGAGACGGAACACAAGCAGGATAAACGTCTCTGTGAGATTTGTGGCGTAGATTTTGATACAAATACAAG attgttACAGCATGTTCGCCGTGTTCATCGACCAAAATCCTTCTCGTGTACTCATTGTTCAAAGCAGTTCAC attgAAATGCAATTTGGACCGCCATATAAAGTCCCTTCACTCGAATAACCCATCCAAATTGGTGTGTGAGCATTGCGGCAATGAATATACCAATCAAAATACGTTGAATGAACATATGGAAATGGCtcataaaaag tcTAAAATTTGGAAGTGCAATGTTTGTGATAAGACTTTCTTCATAAAACGACTTTTAAAAGTGCATGAAATTGTTCACTCTGAATATCGCCCGTTTCAGTGTACGCAATGTGATCAG tgcTATAAACGTCGTTCCCATTTGGATCGCCATATTCACTTTTCGCACAACAAGAACGGCAAAGTAACCCGCGACTCGACCCAAACGCTCCAAAATGGCGAAAAAGTCcccaaaaagaagaaaactcCCGAGGAAATCGCCCTGAAGAAAGCACTGAAAGCCGAAGCAGCAAGTCACGCAGCAGCTGGCGTACCTGCGCCAATCCCAAACAGCAATCCGCAAGCGACGTACCATAATGCCACAAACGCCATGCATCCCACCTTCGACTATAACATGCAACCGTATGGCAATGCGCAAACAGCTGCAGGCGCTTCCCCCATGGATTACAACGCCATGCCGCAGCATCATGTTCAGCAAACGCCGGTGCCGCCgccgcagcagcaacaacaagacCCCAATGCCATGTACTACAACGATCAGATGATCAAGTACGAGAATACGCAACCATATCCGagtcagcagcagcaacagccgGGCACGaattatcatcatcagcaaCAAACGGACTTTACGAATCAGTATTACATGCAACAGCCACAAGCGCCTCAGCAACCCGACATGACAGGCAGTTGGAATAACATGCAAATGTACAATAATGGCTCAGCGCCATCTGCCGACGCGATGAATTACTATGGGCACAATGCGGCGGAGCATCatccgcagcagcagcaaccgCAATCGCATCATCATCCGGAGCAAAAACATCAGCAGCCGAACCATTTGATGAACATCCCGAACACCGACTTGTTCTACGGACAGGAAAACATGTGGAATCATCAACCAGATCCGTCACAAAATCAAAATCATCCGCATCATCATCCGCATCCGCAAGTCGGAAATACCTACAATAACATTGGGAACATCCTAACGAATCTCGAACTGATCGGCAACAATAGCAATTTtgagaataattttgatattgtCACGTCGCAAGGCATGGGACATCCTCCCGGCGTGCCTACTGACGATCCAACGCAgcaaacacaacaacaacaacaaatgcaGCAATCGGGCATGACGGACTATCAAATGTTCGACTATGCCCCGGGCTTCATGAAAGCCCCGTTTGAGTAA